A genome region from Salvelinus alpinus chromosome 26, SLU_Salpinus.1, whole genome shotgun sequence includes the following:
- the LOC139554509 gene encoding proline-rich transmembrane protein 1-like isoform X1 yields MSEKHGGYQGLEDSNRQAMSQPMQQIQPPPYLPSQDPNTGQQHSNMQHLNMQHLNMQHPNMQHPNMQHPNMQHPNMQHPNMGPPPGCGPQPNYPPPPPPPGSDGYQETQFHNGSYGHPGAPQGYTVQTQGPGGGVPHAPVGYFQPGYPLQLQPCTAYVPVYPMASGQPYQGMPQGQMGMQMPHGIALMEPRRPPHDYLPIAVLTTVCCFWPTGIIAIIKAVQVRTAVARGDMVTAEIASREARNFSFISLAVGIASIVLCTILTVVVIIASQHHDDDWEP; encoded by the exons GAGGTTATCAAG gtCTGGAAGACTCCAATCGGCAGGCCATGTCCCAACCCATGCAGCAAATACAGCCCCCTCCATACCTCCCCTCCCAGGACCCTAACACGGGCCAACAACACTCCAACATGCAGCACCTCAACATGCAGCACCTCAACATGCAGCACCCCAACATGCAGCACCCCAACATGCAGCACCCCAACATGCAGCACCCCAACATGCAGCACCCCAACATGGGCCCTCCGCCCGGCTGTGGCCCTCAGCCCAACTACCCCCCTCCACCCCCGCCCCCTGGCTCCGATGGCTACCAGGAGACCCAGTTCCACAATGGCTCCTATGGACACCCAGGGGCCCCACAGGGCTACACAGTCCAGACCCAGGGCCCGGGAGGGGGGGTCCCACACGCCCCTGTAGGGTATTTTCAACCAGGATACCCTCTCCAGCTGCAACCCTGCACAGCCTATGTTCCTGTCTACCCCATGGCGTCG GGACAGCCCTACCAGGGGATGCCCCAGGGTCAGATGGGCATGCAGATGCCCCATGGCATCGCCCTGATGGAGCCCCGGCGCCCGCCTCACGACTACCTGCCCATCGCTGTGCTCACCACCGTCTGCTGCTTCTGGCCCACAGGAATCATAGCCATCATCAAGGCAGTACAG gtgCGTACAGCAGTGGCCAGGGGGGACATGGTGACGGCAGAGATAGCGTCCCGCGAGGCGCGTAACTTCTCCTTCATCAGCCTGGCGGTGGGCATTGCCTCCATCGTCCTGTGTACCATCCTCACCGTGGTAGTCATCATCGCCTCCCAACACCATGACGATGACTGGGAACCCTAA
- the LOC139554509 gene encoding proline-rich transmembrane protein 1-like isoform X3 translates to MSQPMQQIQPPPYLPSQDPNTGQQHSNMQHLNMQHLNMQHPNMQHPNMQHPNMQHPNMQHPNMGPPPGCGPQPNYPPPPPPPGSDGYQETQFHNGSYGHPGAPQGYTVQTQGPGGGVPHAPVGYFQPGYPLQLQPCTAYVPVYPMASGQPYQGMPQGQMGMQMPHGIALMEPRRPPHDYLPIAVLTTVCCFWPTGIIAIIKAVQVRTAVARGDMVTAEIASREARNFSFISLAVGIASIVLCTILTVVVIIASQHHDDDWEP, encoded by the exons ATGTCCCAACCCATGCAGCAAATACAGCCCCCTCCATACCTCCCCTCCCAGGACCCTAACACGGGCCAACAACACTCCAACATGCAGCACCTCAACATGCAGCACCTCAACATGCAGCACCCCAACATGCAGCACCCCAACATGCAGCACCCCAACATGCAGCACCCCAACATGCAGCACCCCAACATGGGCCCTCCGCCCGGCTGTGGCCCTCAGCCCAACTACCCCCCTCCACCCCCGCCCCCTGGCTCCGATGGCTACCAGGAGACCCAGTTCCACAATGGCTCCTATGGACACCCAGGGGCCCCACAGGGCTACACAGTCCAGACCCAGGGCCCGGGAGGGGGGGTCCCACACGCCCCTGTAGGGTATTTTCAACCAGGATACCCTCTCCAGCTGCAACCCTGCACAGCCTATGTTCCTGTCTACCCCATGGCGTCG GGACAGCCCTACCAGGGGATGCCCCAGGGTCAGATGGGCATGCAGATGCCCCATGGCATCGCCCTGATGGAGCCCCGGCGCCCGCCTCACGACTACCTGCCCATCGCTGTGCTCACCACCGTCTGCTGCTTCTGGCCCACAGGAATCATAGCCATCATCAAGGCAGTACAG gtgCGTACAGCAGTGGCCAGGGGGGACATGGTGACGGCAGAGATAGCGTCCCGCGAGGCGCGTAACTTCTCCTTCATCAGCCTGGCGGTGGGCATTGCCTCCATCGTCCTGTGTACCATCCTCACCGTGGTAGTCATCATCGCCTCCCAACACCATGACGATGACTGGGAACCCTAA
- the LOC139554509 gene encoding proline-rich transmembrane protein 1-like isoform X2: MSEKHGLEDSNRQAMSQPMQQIQPPPYLPSQDPNTGQQHSNMQHLNMQHLNMQHPNMQHPNMQHPNMQHPNMQHPNMGPPPGCGPQPNYPPPPPPPGSDGYQETQFHNGSYGHPGAPQGYTVQTQGPGGGVPHAPVGYFQPGYPLQLQPCTAYVPVYPMASGQPYQGMPQGQMGMQMPHGIALMEPRRPPHDYLPIAVLTTVCCFWPTGIIAIIKAVQVRTAVARGDMVTAEIASREARNFSFISLAVGIASIVLCTILTVVVIIASQHHDDDWEP, translated from the exons gtCTGGAAGACTCCAATCGGCAGGCCATGTCCCAACCCATGCAGCAAATACAGCCCCCTCCATACCTCCCCTCCCAGGACCCTAACACGGGCCAACAACACTCCAACATGCAGCACCTCAACATGCAGCACCTCAACATGCAGCACCCCAACATGCAGCACCCCAACATGCAGCACCCCAACATGCAGCACCCCAACATGCAGCACCCCAACATGGGCCCTCCGCCCGGCTGTGGCCCTCAGCCCAACTACCCCCCTCCACCCCCGCCCCCTGGCTCCGATGGCTACCAGGAGACCCAGTTCCACAATGGCTCCTATGGACACCCAGGGGCCCCACAGGGCTACACAGTCCAGACCCAGGGCCCGGGAGGGGGGGTCCCACACGCCCCTGTAGGGTATTTTCAACCAGGATACCCTCTCCAGCTGCAACCCTGCACAGCCTATGTTCCTGTCTACCCCATGGCGTCG GGACAGCCCTACCAGGGGATGCCCCAGGGTCAGATGGGCATGCAGATGCCCCATGGCATCGCCCTGATGGAGCCCCGGCGCCCGCCTCACGACTACCTGCCCATCGCTGTGCTCACCACCGTCTGCTGCTTCTGGCCCACAGGAATCATAGCCATCATCAAGGCAGTACAG gtgCGTACAGCAGTGGCCAGGGGGGACATGGTGACGGCAGAGATAGCGTCCCGCGAGGCGCGTAACTTCTCCTTCATCAGCCTGGCGGTGGGCATTGCCTCCATCGTCCTGTGTACCATCCTCACCGTGGTAGTCATCATCGCCTCCCAACACCATGACGATGACTGGGAACCCTAA